In one window of Armatimonadota bacterium DNA:
- a CDS encoding site-specific integrase — protein MDITRLHEEFLRYVEVERGCSLLTVEAYRADFRRFLCFLAEDKREPALSAIDRQTIRAYVAWQRELGNRNSSIGRRLNSLRSFWKYLRDSEYTERDPFLKVPVPKS, from the coding sequence ATGGACATCACCCGACTGCACGAGGAATTCCTGCGCTACGTCGAGGTCGAGCGGGGCTGTAGCCTGCTGACGGTCGAGGCTTACCGCGCCGACTTCCGCCGCTTCCTGTGCTTCCTCGCCGAGGACAAGCGGGAGCCTGCCCTAAGCGCCATTGACCGACAGACGATCCGCGCCTACGTCGCGTGGCAGCGAGAGTTAGGCAACAGGAACAGCAGCATCGGCCGTCGGCTCAACTCGCTGCGCTCGTTTTGGAAGTACCTACGGGATAGCGAGTATACCGAGCGCGATCCCTTCCTCAAGGTGCCCGTTCCCAAATC
- a CDS encoding silent information regulator protein Sir2 — protein sequence DGRGLWSTGMFHCDHAYGGDIDPQRPGLEVYYGYERPKPINGVCLVDARTGEVIWGLKERTYHVHSSGLCSDIDQAHPGMECYSGERDYPMRRLHAANGELLATESAFDVGLSPRAVYWDADAQRELLHGGRVYDYDTGLTHLAGVAGHQAAWADIFGDWREEIVTSVAGELRIYTTTVPATDQRVTLMQDPIYRADVAHLAMGYAQVPMTSYCLDARGRP from the coding sequence ACGACGGCCGCGGGCTGTGGTCCACCGGCATGTTCCACTGCGACCATGCGTACGGTGGAGATATTGACCCGCAGCGGCCGGGGCTCGAGGTCTACTATGGCTACGAGCGGCCGAAGCCGATCAACGGTGTCTGTCTCGTCGACGCCAGAACCGGGGAGGTCATCTGGGGGCTCAAGGAGCGGACGTATCACGTTCACAGCTCGGGCCTGTGCTCGGATATTGACCAAGCGCATCCAGGGATGGAATGCTACAGCGGCGAGCGGGACTATCCGATGCGCCGGCTGCATGCCGCGAACGGGGAGCTGCTTGCTACCGAGAGCGCATTTGATGTTGGTCTGAGTCCCCGGGCGGTGTACTGGGACGCCGACGCCCAACGCGAGCTGCTTCACGGCGGCCGGGTCTATGACTATGACACAGGCCTCACGCATCTCGCGGGCGTCGCGGGGCACCAAGCCGCCTGGGCCGATATATTCGGGGATTGGCGCGAGGAGATCGTCACGTCAGTCGCGGGCGAGCTGCGGATATATACCACGACCGTTCCAGCAACCGACCAGCGCGTCACGCTGATGCAGGATCCGATCTATCGCGCCGATGTCGCGCACCTCGCGATGGGTTACGCGCAGGTGCCGATGACGAGTTACTGTCTCGACGCGCGAGGCCGTCCTTAG